One genomic region from Macrobrachium rosenbergii isolate ZJJX-2024 chromosome 1, ASM4041242v1, whole genome shotgun sequence encodes:
- the fwd gene encoding phosphatidylinositol 4-kinase beta isoform X2, producing the protein MGIVLPPLPPSTYSGSHQRNRSLDSVLQRIPEVEGGETPQHPPAPNPPLKPSLSFTFSDAPSFKLRSDPCRARALVTSAVGHPVVVKREKDRYDQTSLGSDDSGICSSEGDTREPSTERAHSADCLDSTFFNSDCEVKSVYSETLDSEVNMEDPEGDSVSEGGDLGDRTLVEDAGDVSPSDTTVTEGMDSPLEGSMADRPPQSPLRDLFDETQTACSEVQTFPSEHSESSKENVSEVTSHKIKDMSEELLSSTSSSGGACAITNSSSSEGSAVVSTSSGASTATNTSSSMNSSSVISKNKLDEKQSLLLRLFESKLFDMSMAVSYLYKCKEPGVQQYIGNRLFSMPRSESHFFLPQLVNMYVQTFEVAEVLHPFLVHLCRHDTNFALQCAWLLEAYSTDTAHQRKKSHGTKLKNLILSDELRPKQEGILSVGMEAKLQSSQHRSTLCTRIKEHPSPGSNPGSPVTELPPPFTTRATIPAPSRKSHQRSRSDATVALQANIASSRSHKRTPSSGSIKNCLGDLTSGRAFDNGCCCFDSEEARCNSLRGKTIECHCGAPRLSPELEFVRALISTGKRLGAQPTKEAKTSRLLAELSVLNLNLPARVYLPLCATEMPHHVVRIPPQAAVVLNSKDKAPYIIYVEVLEVDNVDTAPVQAKLTHSLRHTRSEENLADSPASTSSSQLDLTTTPTTTATATTSGLGSTSSIPSSLSSPHLTSGYVDESDCWSHEDDEISQQYCQLKKPRDRDTISMMSLDSCDSRELSARGAADIRRRLSETVNAPKTGFKRDPEDPSAAALKEPWEDKVERIRETSPYGHLASWRLLSVIVKCGDDLRQELLAYQLLCMFQKIWAEEKVSLWLRPYKILVLSDDSGMIEPIVNTCSLHQIKKNSKMSMLEYFIQEFGDKNSEEFLTAQRKFVESCAAYCLVCYIIQVKDRHNGNILLDNEGHIIHIDFGFMLSSSPRNLGFESSPFKLTQELVEVMGGENSDMFAYFKILLLQGLLAARKHNEKILSLVEVMSSGSKLACFRAGASVVPALKSRFHVNMTDEQLQNHLDQLVYNAINSITTRLYDGFQYLTNGIL; encoded by the exons ATGGGAATTGTGCTTCCTCCTCTGCCACCGTCAACATACAGTGGATCCCACCAAAGAAATCGCAGTTTGGATTCTGTCCTCCAACGGATCCCAGAGGTTGAGGGTGGAGAGACCCCGCAACATCCTCCAGCCCCAAACCCACCCCTGAAACCAAGTCTCTCATTCACCTTCAGTGATGCACCAAGCTTTAAGCTCCGGAGTGACCCTTGCCGGGCAAGAGCCTTGGTGACCTCAGCAGTTGGTCATCCTGTAGTGGTGAAGCGAGAAAAAGACCGCTACGACCAGACGAGTCTGGGGTCTGACGATTCTGGTATTTGCAGTTCCGAGGGTGATACTAGGGAACCCAGTACAGAACGTGCTCATAGCGCAGACTGCCTTGATTCAACTTTTTTCAATTCAGACTGTGAAGTGAAAAGTGTTTATTCAGAAACATTAGACAGTGAAGTGAACATGGAAGACCCAGAAGGTGACTCCGTGAGTGAAGGGGGAGACTTGGGAGATCGGACTTTGGTAGAAGATGCAGGGGATGTATCGCCAAGTGACACAACTGTGACTGAAGGCATGGATTCCCCTTTAGAGGGAAGCATGGCGGATCGCCCTCCTCAGTCCCCTCTCAGAGATCTCTTTGATGAAACACAGACTGCTTGTAGTGAAGTGCAGACCTTTCCTTCCGAACATAGTGAATCCAGCAAAGAGAATGTTAGTGAAGTGACCAGTCATAAAATCAAAGACATGAGCGAGGAGTTGTTAAGCTCCACTAGTAGTAGTGGGGGTGCCTGTGCCATTACAAACAGCAGTAGCAGTGAAGGCAGTGCTGTTGTAAGTACCAGTAGTGGTGCCAGTACTGCCACTAATACCAGCAGTAGTATGAATAGCAGTAGTGTGATATCAAAGAACAAATTGGATGAGAAGCAATCCTTACTTTTGAGACTTTTTGAGAGTAAGCTGTTTGATATGTCCATGGCAGTTTCTTACTTGTACAAATGCAAAGAGCCTGGTGTGCAACAGTACATTGGAAACAGGCTTTTTAGCATGCCCCGAAGTGAGTCCCATTTTTTCTTGCCCCAACTGgtgaatatgtatgtacagaCTTTTGAAGTGGCTGAGGTGCTTCATCCATTCCTGGTTCACTTGTGTCGCCATGACACTAATTTTGCCCTCCAGTGTGCCTGGCTTCTAGAAGCTTATTCAACAGACACTGCTCATCAGAGAAAAAAGTCACATGGTACCAAATTAAAAAATCTCATACTCTCTGATGAATTAAG ACCCAAACAGGAAGGGATTTTAAGTGTTGGAATGGAAGCAAAACTTCAGAGCTCACAACATCGATCAACTCTGTGTACGAGAATAAAGGAGCATCCAAGCCCAGGTTCCAATCCAGGGTCACCTGTCACAGAACTTCCTCCTCCATTTACTACACGTGCTACAATCCCTGCCCCATCTCGAAAGTCTCACCAACGATCACGCTCAGATGCTACAGTTGCATTGCAAGCAAACATTGCCTCATCTCGGAGTCATAAGCGGACACCATCTTCAG ggagtATCAAAAATTGCCTAGGAGACCTAACATCTGGAAGAGCCTTTGATAATGGCTGTTGCTGCTTTGACTCAGAGGAAGCACGCTGTAACTCCCTAAGAGGGAAAACCATTGAATGCCACTGTGGT GCGCCAAGACTCTCTCCTGAGTTGGAATTTGTGCGAGCACTCATAAGTACTGGGAAGCGCTTGGGAGCACAACCTACCAAAGAGGCTAAGACGTCTCGATTGTTGGCTGAACTCTCTGTTTTAAATCTCAACCTACCAGCACGTGTGTACCTACCACTATGTGCCACTGAAATGCCCCACCACGTTGTACGCATCCCACCTCAAGCTGCCGTTGTCCTAAACTCAAAAGATaag gCCCCTTACATTATCTATGTGGAAGTATTAGAGGTGGATAACGTAGATACAGCTCCAGTTCAAGCAAAATTGACTCACAGTTTACGTCATACTCGCTCGGAAGAGAATTTAGCAGACTCTCCTGCTTCCACATCCTCTTCTCAGCTGGATCTGACAACTACGCCAACTACCACAGCTACTGCTACAACTAGTGGTTTAGGGTCTACATCATCCATACCTTCATCACTTAGTTCACCACATCTTACTTCAG GATATGTGGATGAATCTGATTGTTGGAGCCATGAAGATGATGAGATCAGCCAGCAGTATTGTCAGCTTAAAAAGCCAAGGGATAGGGACACAATATCGATGATGTCCTTGGATTCTTGTGATTCTCGGGAACTGAGCGCAAGAGGAGCAGCTGACATTCGAAGGCGGCTTTCAGAAACAGTCAATGCTCCaaagactgggttcaagagagatCCTGAAGACCCTTCAGCAGCGGCATTGAAAGAGCCATGGGAGGATAAG GTGGAACGTATTCGTGAAACTTCACCTTATGGTCATTTAGCGTCTTGGAGATTATTGTCTGTGATTGTGAAATGTGGGGATGATCTAAGACAGGAATTGTTAGCCTATCAACTACTGTGCATGTTCCAAAAAATATGGGCAGAAGAAAAAGTCTCACTCTGGCTCAGACCTTATAA GATCTTGGTATTGTCAGATGATTCTGGCATGATAGAGCCTATCGTCAATACATGCTCTCTACATCAGATCAAGAAGAACAGCAAAATGTCCATGTTAGAATACTTTATTCAGGAATTCGGTGATAAGAACTCTGAGGAATTTTTGACAGCACAAAGGAAATTTGTTGAGTCATGTGCTGCTTACTGTTTAGTTTGCTACATAATCCAAGTGAAGGACAG GCACAATGGTAACATCTTGCTGGACAATGAAGGACATATAATCCACATTGACTTTGGTTTTATGTTATCATCATCACCTCGAAACTTGGGATTTGAGTCCTCCCCTTTCAAGCTTACTCAAGAATTGGTAGAAGTTATGGGAGGAGAAAATTCGGATATGTTTGCATACTTTAAAATACTGCTGCTGCAAGGTCTACTGGCAGCTAGGAAACACAACGAAAAGATCCTCTCTCTTGTGGAAGTTATGAGTTCAG GTTCAAAATTAGCTTGCTTTCGGGCAGGAGCATCAGTAGTGCCAGCATTAAAAAGTCGTTTCCATGTCAACATGACTGATGAGCAGCTGCAAAATCATCTCGACCAACTCGTTTATAATGCCATCAATTCAATTACAACTAGATTGTATGATGGCTTCCAGTACCTTACAAATGGTATACTCTAG
- the fwd gene encoding phosphatidylinositol 4-kinase beta isoform X1: protein METFTIPLCARGRRMTPATPAASGPSLPPPSSSAAWSGAAYPPEDFANVHGGGSPTVSSSRRPPPPHAPPTRKHRANHQRNLSLDFRSMGIVLPPLPPSTYSGSHQRNRSLDSVLQRIPEVEGGETPQHPPAPNPPLKPSLSFTFSDAPSFKLRSDPCRARALVTSAVGHPVVVKREKDRYDQTSLGSDDSGICSSEGDTREPSTERAHSADCLDSTFFNSDCEVKSVYSETLDSEVNMEDPEGDSVSEGGDLGDRTLVEDAGDVSPSDTTVTEGMDSPLEGSMADRPPQSPLRDLFDETQTACSEVQTFPSEHSESSKENVSEVTSHKIKDMSEELLSSTSSSGGACAITNSSSSEGSAVVSTSSGASTATNTSSSMNSSSVISKNKLDEKQSLLLRLFESKLFDMSMAVSYLYKCKEPGVQQYIGNRLFSMPRSESHFFLPQLVNMYVQTFEVAEVLHPFLVHLCRHDTNFALQCAWLLEAYSTDTAHQRKKSHGTKLKNLILSDELRPKQEGILSVGMEAKLQSSQHRSTLCTRIKEHPSPGSNPGSPVTELPPPFTTRATIPAPSRKSHQRSRSDATVALQANIASSRSHKRTPSSGSIKNCLGDLTSGRAFDNGCCCFDSEEARCNSLRGKTIECHCGAPRLSPELEFVRALISTGKRLGAQPTKEAKTSRLLAELSVLNLNLPARVYLPLCATEMPHHVVRIPPQAAVVLNSKDKAPYIIYVEVLEVDNVDTAPVQAKLTHSLRHTRSEENLADSPASTSSSQLDLTTTPTTTATATTSGLGSTSSIPSSLSSPHLTSGYVDESDCWSHEDDEISQQYCQLKKPRDRDTISMMSLDSCDSRELSARGAADIRRRLSETVNAPKTGFKRDPEDPSAAALKEPWEDKVERIRETSPYGHLASWRLLSVIVKCGDDLRQELLAYQLLCMFQKIWAEEKVSLWLRPYKILVLSDDSGMIEPIVNTCSLHQIKKNSKMSMLEYFIQEFGDKNSEEFLTAQRKFVESCAAYCLVCYIIQVKDRHNGNILLDNEGHIIHIDFGFMLSSSPRNLGFESSPFKLTQELVEVMGGENSDMFAYFKILLLQGLLAARKHNEKILSLVEVMSSGSKLACFRAGASVVPALKSRFHVNMTDEQLQNHLDQLVYNAINSITTRLYDGFQYLTNGIL, encoded by the exons ATGGAGACCTTCACCATCCCCTTGTGTGCCCGCGGCAGGAGAATGACGCCAGCCACGCCTGCAGCATCAGGTCCTTCGTTGCCTCCgccgtcttcgtctgctgcttgGAGTGGAGCCGCGTATCCGCCTGAAGATTTCGCCAACGTACATGGAGGAGGGTCCCCGACTGTCAGCAGTAGCAGAAGACCGCCCCCACCCCATGCCCCACCAACGAGAAAGCATCGCGCCAACCATCAGCGCAACTTGTCCCTAGATTTTAG GTCTATGGGAATTGTGCTTCCTCCTCTGCCACCGTCAACATACAGTGGATCCCACCAAAGAAATCGCAGTTTGGATTCTGTCCTCCAACGGATCCCAGAGGTTGAGGGTGGAGAGACCCCGCAACATCCTCCAGCCCCAAACCCACCCCTGAAACCAAGTCTCTCATTCACCTTCAGTGATGCACCAAGCTTTAAGCTCCGGAGTGACCCTTGCCGGGCAAGAGCCTTGGTGACCTCAGCAGTTGGTCATCCTGTAGTGGTGAAGCGAGAAAAAGACCGCTACGACCAGACGAGTCTGGGGTCTGACGATTCTGGTATTTGCAGTTCCGAGGGTGATACTAGGGAACCCAGTACAGAACGTGCTCATAGCGCAGACTGCCTTGATTCAACTTTTTTCAATTCAGACTGTGAAGTGAAAAGTGTTTATTCAGAAACATTAGACAGTGAAGTGAACATGGAAGACCCAGAAGGTGACTCCGTGAGTGAAGGGGGAGACTTGGGAGATCGGACTTTGGTAGAAGATGCAGGGGATGTATCGCCAAGTGACACAACTGTGACTGAAGGCATGGATTCCCCTTTAGAGGGAAGCATGGCGGATCGCCCTCCTCAGTCCCCTCTCAGAGATCTCTTTGATGAAACACAGACTGCTTGTAGTGAAGTGCAGACCTTTCCTTCCGAACATAGTGAATCCAGCAAAGAGAATGTTAGTGAAGTGACCAGTCATAAAATCAAAGACATGAGCGAGGAGTTGTTAAGCTCCACTAGTAGTAGTGGGGGTGCCTGTGCCATTACAAACAGCAGTAGCAGTGAAGGCAGTGCTGTTGTAAGTACCAGTAGTGGTGCCAGTACTGCCACTAATACCAGCAGTAGTATGAATAGCAGTAGTGTGATATCAAAGAACAAATTGGATGAGAAGCAATCCTTACTTTTGAGACTTTTTGAGAGTAAGCTGTTTGATATGTCCATGGCAGTTTCTTACTTGTACAAATGCAAAGAGCCTGGTGTGCAACAGTACATTGGAAACAGGCTTTTTAGCATGCCCCGAAGTGAGTCCCATTTTTTCTTGCCCCAACTGgtgaatatgtatgtacagaCTTTTGAAGTGGCTGAGGTGCTTCATCCATTCCTGGTTCACTTGTGTCGCCATGACACTAATTTTGCCCTCCAGTGTGCCTGGCTTCTAGAAGCTTATTCAACAGACACTGCTCATCAGAGAAAAAAGTCACATGGTACCAAATTAAAAAATCTCATACTCTCTGATGAATTAAG ACCCAAACAGGAAGGGATTTTAAGTGTTGGAATGGAAGCAAAACTTCAGAGCTCACAACATCGATCAACTCTGTGTACGAGAATAAAGGAGCATCCAAGCCCAGGTTCCAATCCAGGGTCACCTGTCACAGAACTTCCTCCTCCATTTACTACACGTGCTACAATCCCTGCCCCATCTCGAAAGTCTCACCAACGATCACGCTCAGATGCTACAGTTGCATTGCAAGCAAACATTGCCTCATCTCGGAGTCATAAGCGGACACCATCTTCAG ggagtATCAAAAATTGCCTAGGAGACCTAACATCTGGAAGAGCCTTTGATAATGGCTGTTGCTGCTTTGACTCAGAGGAAGCACGCTGTAACTCCCTAAGAGGGAAAACCATTGAATGCCACTGTGGT GCGCCAAGACTCTCTCCTGAGTTGGAATTTGTGCGAGCACTCATAAGTACTGGGAAGCGCTTGGGAGCACAACCTACCAAAGAGGCTAAGACGTCTCGATTGTTGGCTGAACTCTCTGTTTTAAATCTCAACCTACCAGCACGTGTGTACCTACCACTATGTGCCACTGAAATGCCCCACCACGTTGTACGCATCCCACCTCAAGCTGCCGTTGTCCTAAACTCAAAAGATaag gCCCCTTACATTATCTATGTGGAAGTATTAGAGGTGGATAACGTAGATACAGCTCCAGTTCAAGCAAAATTGACTCACAGTTTACGTCATACTCGCTCGGAAGAGAATTTAGCAGACTCTCCTGCTTCCACATCCTCTTCTCAGCTGGATCTGACAACTACGCCAACTACCACAGCTACTGCTACAACTAGTGGTTTAGGGTCTACATCATCCATACCTTCATCACTTAGTTCACCACATCTTACTTCAG GATATGTGGATGAATCTGATTGTTGGAGCCATGAAGATGATGAGATCAGCCAGCAGTATTGTCAGCTTAAAAAGCCAAGGGATAGGGACACAATATCGATGATGTCCTTGGATTCTTGTGATTCTCGGGAACTGAGCGCAAGAGGAGCAGCTGACATTCGAAGGCGGCTTTCAGAAACAGTCAATGCTCCaaagactgggttcaagagagatCCTGAAGACCCTTCAGCAGCGGCATTGAAAGAGCCATGGGAGGATAAG GTGGAACGTATTCGTGAAACTTCACCTTATGGTCATTTAGCGTCTTGGAGATTATTGTCTGTGATTGTGAAATGTGGGGATGATCTAAGACAGGAATTGTTAGCCTATCAACTACTGTGCATGTTCCAAAAAATATGGGCAGAAGAAAAAGTCTCACTCTGGCTCAGACCTTATAA GATCTTGGTATTGTCAGATGATTCTGGCATGATAGAGCCTATCGTCAATACATGCTCTCTACATCAGATCAAGAAGAACAGCAAAATGTCCATGTTAGAATACTTTATTCAGGAATTCGGTGATAAGAACTCTGAGGAATTTTTGACAGCACAAAGGAAATTTGTTGAGTCATGTGCTGCTTACTGTTTAGTTTGCTACATAATCCAAGTGAAGGACAG GCACAATGGTAACATCTTGCTGGACAATGAAGGACATATAATCCACATTGACTTTGGTTTTATGTTATCATCATCACCTCGAAACTTGGGATTTGAGTCCTCCCCTTTCAAGCTTACTCAAGAATTGGTAGAAGTTATGGGAGGAGAAAATTCGGATATGTTTGCATACTTTAAAATACTGCTGCTGCAAGGTCTACTGGCAGCTAGGAAACACAACGAAAAGATCCTCTCTCTTGTGGAAGTTATGAGTTCAG GTTCAAAATTAGCTTGCTTTCGGGCAGGAGCATCAGTAGTGCCAGCATTAAAAAGTCGTTTCCATGTCAACATGACTGATGAGCAGCTGCAAAATCATCTCGACCAACTCGTTTATAATGCCATCAATTCAATTACAACTAGATTGTATGATGGCTTCCAGTACCTTACAAATGGTATACTCTAG